One Streptomyces drozdowiczii DNA segment encodes these proteins:
- a CDS encoding ADP-ribosylglycohydrolase family protein gives MTVAPVPALDSLAGLAFGDAFGDRWFGILRREGPEPLEARTLPEEPVWRWSDDTAQALVLVRELAVGDGTVDQDRFARRLAEEYAADTHRGYGASMHDVLRRIGAGEPWRELVTAQFEGMGSWGNGAAMRVAPLGAWHAADLDTAVEQAARQSAVSHHHPEAAAGAMAVAVAAALAVRGRGGPAPERTAFLQEVAAHLPDSEVRSGVRIASRMPAHTSVRHAAEVLGSGYRMSGPDTVPFALWCAAGHLDDLEEGLWCTVAGRGDIDTTCAIAGGVIAARTGVAALPPTWHTAREPLPEWAALSA, from the coding sequence ATGACCGTCGCACCTGTCCCCGCACTCGACTCTCTGGCCGGGCTCGCCTTCGGTGACGCCTTCGGCGATCGCTGGTTCGGCATTCTGCGCCGTGAGGGCCCCGAGCCCCTGGAGGCGCGGACGCTGCCCGAGGAGCCGGTGTGGCGGTGGAGCGACGACACCGCCCAGGCGCTGGTCCTCGTCCGCGAACTCGCCGTGGGCGACGGCACCGTGGACCAGGACCGGTTCGCCCGGCGCCTGGCCGAGGAGTACGCCGCCGACACGCACCGCGGCTACGGCGCCTCGATGCACGACGTGCTGCGCCGGATCGGCGCGGGCGAGCCCTGGCGGGAGCTGGTCACCGCGCAGTTCGAGGGCATGGGCTCCTGGGGCAACGGGGCGGCGATGCGCGTCGCCCCGCTCGGTGCCTGGCACGCCGCCGACCTGGACACCGCCGTCGAGCAGGCCGCCCGCCAGAGCGCGGTCTCGCACCACCACCCGGAGGCGGCCGCCGGGGCGATGGCGGTCGCCGTCGCCGCGGCGCTGGCCGTGCGCGGCCGGGGCGGCCCGGCCCCCGAGCGCACCGCGTTCCTCCAGGAGGTCGCCGCGCACCTGCCCGACAGCGAGGTGCGCTCGGGCGTCCGCATCGCGTCCCGGATGCCCGCCCACACCTCGGTCCGGCACGCCGCGGAGGTGCTGGGCTCCGGCTACCGGATGTCCGGGCCGGACACCGTCCCGTTCGCGCTGTGGTGTGCGGCGGGCCACCTGGACGACCTGGAGGAGGGGCTGTGGTGCACGGTCGCGGGACGCGGTGACATCGACACCACCTGCGCGATCGCGGGCGGCGTGATCGCCGCCCGTACCGGCGTCGCCGCCCTCCCGCCGACCTGGCACACGGCCCGCGAGCCGCTGCCGGAGTGGGCGGCGCTCAGCGCCTGA
- a CDS encoding Lrp/AsnC family transcriptional regulator: MLDELDLLLVTALQIAPRADWRTIGDVLDIDASTVARRWARLTQAGHAWVGVHPSVAASGPHTWTLVAFIEVDCLPGRLHEVAGHIADDPHVFNLEHVSGSRDLVVTAVFTDHAQLARYVGFRLGALDGVAASRTQVATTLHTEGSRWRLDRLTEEQRRKLAPPVTNRQPTHTVPERDLELVRVLGEDPRRPVAHIAERTGLSATTVRRRLDRLDAERALSYRCEVARSLSGWPVSVSYWAAVPQSRAPQLAKSISQIREIRLCASLTGPHNLLLAAWLRSVDDIGAFESRLTARHPELTVADRALTLWPMKLAGHLLDPQGRHLRAVPLASWEDTHSDTAEAALLDRLRTPPATR; the protein is encoded by the coding sequence GTGCTGGACGAACTCGATCTGCTCCTCGTCACCGCGCTCCAGATCGCACCGCGCGCGGACTGGCGGACCATCGGGGACGTGCTCGACATCGACGCCTCGACGGTCGCCCGGCGCTGGGCCCGGCTGACCCAGGCCGGGCACGCCTGGGTCGGCGTGCACCCGTCGGTCGCGGCGAGCGGACCGCACACCTGGACCCTCGTCGCGTTCATCGAGGTCGACTGCCTGCCCGGGCGGCTGCACGAGGTGGCCGGCCACATCGCCGACGACCCGCACGTCTTCAACCTGGAGCACGTCAGCGGCAGCCGTGATCTCGTGGTCACCGCGGTCTTCACCGACCACGCCCAGCTCGCCCGGTACGTCGGCTTCCGCCTCGGCGCCCTCGACGGCGTCGCGGCCTCCCGCACCCAGGTCGCCACCACCCTGCACACCGAGGGCAGCCGCTGGCGGCTCGACCGGCTCACCGAGGAGCAGCGCCGCAAGCTGGCCCCGCCGGTCACGAACCGGCAGCCCACCCACACCGTCCCGGAGCGCGACCTCGAACTGGTCCGCGTCCTCGGCGAGGACCCGCGCCGGCCCGTCGCGCACATCGCCGAACGCACCGGGCTCAGCGCCACGACGGTCCGTCGCCGCCTCGACCGGCTGGACGCCGAGCGGGCGCTCTCCTACCGGTGCGAGGTGGCGCGGTCGCTCTCCGGCTGGCCGGTCTCGGTCTCGTACTGGGCGGCGGTGCCGCAGAGCCGGGCGCCGCAGCTCGCGAAGAGCATCAGCCAGATCCGCGAGATCCGGCTCTGCGCCTCGCTGACCGGCCCGCACAACCTGCTCCTGGCCGCCTGGCTGCGCTCGGTGGACGACATCGGCGCCTTCGAGTCCCGGCTCACCGCCCGCCACCCCGAGCTGACGGTGGCCGACCGGGCGCTCACCCTCTGGCCGATGAAGCTCGCCGGCCACCTCCTCGACCCGCAGGGCCGCCACCTGCGCGCCGTCCCCCTGGCCAGCTGGGAGGACACGCACTCCGACACCGCGGAGGCGGCCCTCCTGGACCGCCTCCGGACACCGCCGGCCACCCGCTAG
- a CDS encoding M20 metallopeptidase family protein, whose protein sequence is MFARTDALAFEDSLVRLRHALHRQPELGLDLPRTQQAVLDALSGLPLEITTGDKLTSVTAVLRGGRPGPAVLLRGDMDALPVQEDSGVPYVSEVPGRMHACGHDVHTAGLVGAAMLLAARREELAGDVVFMFQPGEEGMGGARLMIEEGVLDAAGSRVVAAYALHVTSAVLPVGTAAVRPGPMLAASDEVTVRVEGAGGHGSSPHLAKDPVPAVCEMVTALQTLVTRTVDIFDPAVITVGSLHAGSAGNVIPGTAEFTATIRTFSEETRARVRAALERTVRGIAAAHGLTAGTDYREGYPVTVNDAAEAAFALRTAREVFGAGQVFEAPRPMAGSEDFSYVLNEVPGAYVGLGACPSGQDPSAAPMNHSAQAVYDDRSVADAAALLAGLAARRLQDAGQPS, encoded by the coding sequence ATGTTCGCACGCACTGACGCCCTCGCCTTCGAAGACTCCCTGGTCCGGCTGCGCCACGCCCTGCACCGGCAGCCCGAACTCGGCCTCGATCTCCCGCGCACCCAGCAGGCCGTTCTGGACGCGCTGTCCGGGCTGCCCCTGGAGATCACGACCGGCGACAAGCTCACTTCGGTGACCGCCGTCCTGCGCGGCGGCCGCCCCGGCCCCGCCGTGCTGCTGCGCGGGGACATGGACGCCCTGCCCGTACAGGAGGACAGCGGTGTGCCGTACGTCTCCGAGGTGCCCGGGCGGATGCACGCCTGCGGCCACGACGTGCACACCGCGGGGCTGGTCGGGGCGGCCATGCTGCTGGCGGCGCGGCGCGAAGAGCTGGCGGGCGACGTGGTGTTCATGTTCCAGCCCGGTGAGGAGGGCATGGGCGGGGCCCGGCTGATGATCGAGGAGGGCGTGCTCGACGCGGCCGGGAGCCGGGTCGTCGCCGCGTACGCGCTGCACGTCACCTCGGCGGTGCTGCCCGTCGGCACCGCCGCCGTACGGCCGGGCCCGATGCTCGCCGCATCCGACGAGGTCACCGTCCGCGTGGAGGGCGCCGGCGGCCACGGATCGTCACCGCACCTGGCCAAGGACCCGGTCCCGGCCGTCTGCGAGATGGTCACCGCCCTCCAGACCCTGGTCACGCGCACCGTCGACATCTTCGACCCGGCCGTGATCACCGTGGGCTCGCTGCACGCCGGTTCGGCCGGGAACGTGATCCCCGGGACCGCCGAATTCACCGCCACCATCAGGACGTTCTCCGAGGAGACCCGGGCCCGGGTCCGGGCCGCCCTGGAACGGACCGTGCGGGGGATCGCCGCCGCGCACGGCCTGACCGCCGGCACCGACTACCGCGAGGGTTACCCGGTCACCGTCAACGACGCCGCCGAGGCCGCGTTCGCGCTGCGCACCGCGCGGGAAGTGTTCGGCGCCGGGCAGGTCTTCGAGGCGCCGCGGCCGATGGCCGGCTCCGAGGACTTCTCGTACGTGCTGAACGAGGTCCCGGGCGCGTACGTGGGCCTCGGCGCGTGCCCGTCGGGTCAGGACCCGTCGGCCGCCCCCATGAACCACTCCGCGCAGGCGGTCTACGACGACCGGTCGGTGGCGGACGCCGCCGCCCTGCTGGCCGGGCTCGCGGCGCGGCGCCTCCAGGACGCCGGGCAGCCGTCATGA
- a CDS encoding chemotaxis protein, with translation MDTDALTAGLLQELRRTRPYPALSLTMPTHRRAPDNAQDAVRLRNLLSEAHNRLEADPEVSREVCAAIKQQLDRAAGELDQRRAMDALVLLATSDEYQIWRLPRTAPERVVLSDSYLTRNLVAAKAQARPYWALTVAADHAALFSGTTESAQEAHVGGFPLSAPREEFNPQRMERTGDTPSNFASEDTRNFLRTVDEKLRAVLATDPRPLYLVGIAPALALFDEVSECAKDAVGRVTKGAPADNAPRDLLTELRPALDARRAHFAKEIEGRLDAARGRKAFAGGLDEVWAAVREGRVGLLAVEEHYQQTVRVDQEHLKPVTDEVVDPSDATVREDIVDELVEAALDSGAEVFFVADDSLKAHGRIAAELRF, from the coding sequence ATGGACACGGACGCCCTGACCGCCGGCCTGCTGCAGGAGCTCCGCCGGACCCGCCCCTATCCGGCCCTGTCCCTGACCATGCCGACCCACCGGCGCGCCCCGGACAACGCCCAGGACGCCGTACGGCTGCGCAACCTGCTGTCCGAGGCCCACAACCGGCTGGAAGCCGATCCGGAGGTCAGCCGGGAGGTGTGCGCCGCGATCAAGCAGCAGCTCGACCGCGCGGCCGGCGAACTCGACCAGCGCCGGGCCATGGACGCGCTGGTGCTCCTCGCCACCTCGGACGAGTACCAAATCTGGCGGCTGCCGCGTACCGCACCCGAACGGGTGGTGCTGAGCGACAGCTACCTCACCCGCAACCTGGTCGCCGCGAAGGCACAGGCCCGCCCCTACTGGGCGCTGACCGTGGCCGCCGACCACGCCGCCCTCTTCAGCGGCACCACCGAGTCCGCGCAGGAGGCCCACGTCGGCGGCTTCCCGCTGTCCGCCCCGCGCGAGGAGTTCAACCCGCAGCGGATGGAGCGGACCGGCGACACGCCGTCCAACTTCGCCAGCGAGGACACCAGGAACTTCCTGCGCACGGTGGACGAGAAGCTGCGCGCCGTCCTCGCGACCGACCCCCGCCCGCTGTACCTGGTCGGCATCGCGCCGGCGCTCGCCCTGTTCGACGAGGTCAGCGAGTGCGCCAAGGACGCGGTCGGCCGGGTCACCAAGGGCGCGCCGGCCGACAACGCGCCCCGCGACCTGCTCACCGAGCTGCGCCCGGCCCTGGACGCCCGGCGGGCGCACTTCGCGAAGGAGATCGAGGGGCGCCTGGACGCGGCGCGCGGCCGCAAGGCGTTCGCCGGCGGTCTGGACGAGGTGTGGGCCGCGGTGCGCGAGGGCCGGGTGGGCCTGCTGGCGGTGGAGGAGCACTACCAGCAGACGGTCCGGGTCGACCAGGAGCACCTGAAGCCGGTGACCGACGAGGTGGTGGACCCGTCCGACGCGACCGTCCGCGAGGACATCGTGGACGAGCTGGTCGAGGCGGCGCTGGACAGCGGCGCGGAGGTGTTCTTCGTCGCGGACGACTCGCTCAAGGCGCACGGCCGGATCGCGGCGGAACTGCGCTTCTGA
- a CDS encoding endonuclease I family protein has protein sequence MSRRHLPVRRALPAALAALAVFSGTAAAAPVPTPPSTTASPLAALDDTYYQDATGKTGAALKSALHTIISDQSKLTYSQVWDALKDTDEDPANSSNIIELYTGRSEPKSDNGGNPGQWNREHVWAKSHGDFGTATGPGTDIHHLRPSDVQVNSTRGNKDFDNGGTELGDAPGNYTDSDSFEPRDAVKGDVARMILYMAVRYEGDDAFPDLEPNDSVSNGSSPHIGRLSVLKAWSEQDPPDAFEKRRNDVIYEDYQHNRNPFVDHPEWVDAIW, from the coding sequence ATGTCCCGTCGTCACCTTCCCGTGCGCCGCGCCCTGCCGGCCGCGCTCGCCGCCCTCGCGGTGTTCAGCGGCACGGCCGCCGCCGCACCCGTCCCGACGCCACCGTCCACCACCGCCTCCCCGCTCGCCGCGCTGGACGACACGTACTACCAGGACGCGACCGGCAAGACCGGCGCCGCACTGAAGAGCGCCCTGCACACGATCATCAGCGACCAGAGCAAGCTCACCTACAGCCAGGTCTGGGACGCCCTGAAGGACACCGACGAGGACCCGGCCAACTCCTCTAACATCATCGAGCTGTACACCGGGCGCTCCGAGCCGAAGAGCGACAACGGCGGCAACCCGGGCCAGTGGAACCGCGAGCACGTCTGGGCCAAGTCCCACGGCGACTTCGGCACGGCCACCGGACCCGGCACCGACATCCACCACCTGCGCCCGTCCGACGTCCAGGTCAACTCCACGCGCGGCAACAAGGACTTCGACAACGGCGGTACGGAACTGGGCGACGCCCCGGGCAACTACACCGACTCCGACTCCTTCGAGCCGCGCGACGCGGTCAAGGGCGACGTGGCGCGGATGATCCTCTACATGGCCGTGCGCTACGAGGGCGACGACGCGTTCCCCGACCTGGAACCCAACGACAGCGTGTCCAACGGCTCCTCACCGCACATCGGCCGGCTCTCCGTACTCAAGGCATGGAGCGAGCAGGACCCGCCGGACGCCTTCGAGAAGCGGCGCAACGACGTCATATACGAGGACTACCAGCACAACCGGAACCCGTTCGTGGACCACCCCGAGTGGGTGGACGCCATCTGGTGA
- a CDS encoding methyltransferase, with protein sequence MNRLTTSEAGYDLARFPEDPRDPFRAWDAADAYLLQHLEDAVDVSGNVVVIGDRWGALSTVLAAHRPVQISDSYLGQRATAANLERNGLPADAVRLLSPRDTPPDRVDVLLVRVPKSLALLEDQLHRIAPAVHAGTVVVGTGMVKEIHTSTLDLFERIIGPTRTSLAVRKARLIHCTPDPALPRTPSPWPLRYELPPDAGAAAGRTVTNHAGIFCADRLDIGTRFFLKHLPERGGPDRVVDLGCGNGVLGLAAALANPDATLTFVDESYQAVASAEATFRDNTGPDARARFVVGDGLSGAEPGSADLVLNNPPFHSHQATTDATARTMFHGARRALRPGGELWVVANRHLGHHTTLRRIFGNCATVAGDPKFVVLRAVRR encoded by the coding sequence ATGAACCGTTTGACGACGTCAGAGGCGGGTTACGACCTCGCCCGCTTCCCCGAGGACCCCCGCGACCCCTTCCGAGCCTGGGACGCGGCCGACGCCTATCTGCTCCAGCACCTGGAGGATGCGGTCGACGTCTCGGGGAACGTCGTCGTCATCGGGGACCGCTGGGGCGCCCTGAGCACGGTCCTGGCCGCGCACCGCCCCGTACAGATCAGCGACTCCTACCTCGGGCAGCGGGCGACCGCCGCGAACCTGGAGCGGAACGGGCTGCCCGCCGACGCGGTGCGCCTGCTGTCCCCGCGCGACACCCCGCCGGACCGCGTCGACGTCCTCCTCGTACGCGTACCGAAGAGCCTCGCGCTCCTGGAGGACCAGCTCCACCGCATCGCGCCCGCCGTGCACGCCGGAACGGTCGTCGTCGGCACCGGGATGGTCAAGGAGATCCACACCTCCACGCTCGACCTCTTCGAGCGGATCATCGGCCCGACCCGGACCTCCCTCGCGGTCCGCAAGGCCCGGCTCATCCACTGCACCCCGGACCCGGCCCTGCCCCGCACCCCCAGCCCCTGGCCGCTGCGTTACGAGCTGCCCCCGGACGCCGGGGCTGCCGCCGGGCGCACCGTGACCAACCACGCCGGGATCTTCTGCGCCGACCGGCTCGACATCGGCACCCGCTTCTTCCTCAAGCACCTGCCGGAGCGCGGCGGGCCGGACAGGGTCGTGGACCTCGGCTGCGGCAACGGCGTCCTCGGTCTCGCCGCCGCCCTCGCCAACCCCGACGCCACCCTCACCTTCGTGGACGAGTCGTACCAGGCGGTGGCGTCGGCCGAGGCGACCTTCCGCGACAACACCGGGCCGGACGCCCGGGCCCGCTTCGTCGTCGGGGACGGCCTGTCCGGCGCCGAGCCCGGGAGCGCGGACCTGGTCCTCAACAACCCGCCGTTCCACTCCCACCAGGCCACCACCGACGCGACCGCCCGGACCATGTTCCACGGGGCCCGGCGCGCGCTGCGCCCGGGCGGCGAGCTGTGGGTGGTCGCCAACCGCCACCTGGGCCACCACACCACCCTGCGCCGGATCTTCGGCAACTGCGCGACGGTGGCGGGCGACCCGAAGTTCGTGGTGCTGCGCGCGGTCAGGCGCTGA
- a CDS encoding MFS transporter encodes MSTTESPRSAPAETASVGAVVGLLVLFELTSGFVQGGIAPLLPDIGTELGIADADLNWVVAAQLLAAAVSVPAFGRLGDVYGHRRMLRVSLVCVAVGSLLVAFAPSLPVLLAGRVLLGPLAALLPLEIALVRDRLSVERARSAIARLVGALTLGTLLGGVVMGLAHKATGDVRITLLLPAVLALLCVPVSFLAIPESSRTPGARLDWPGVGLLSLAVLLLLAGISAAKTGPLLSGGVLVPVPLALLTGAVWAVRELRVPDPLVDLRALADRSVAPYFLCAAAFGVVYFGSLAPDSTFLAADPERTGYGFGLSALAISLIALPAGVAAVVGSSLTALVARRIGYRPALIASFALIAVSFLATAAFHTAIWQLVAAKVLAGAGIGVALGALPTVIAEAGAPSRTGITTALYNNVKTLGGALAGAVIAVILATPATETGSTVSDTQEAANESGYVAVWLLCALLSIGAAVSAAAARRGAAE; translated from the coding sequence ATGAGCACCACCGAGTCCCCCAGGTCCGCCCCCGCGGAGACCGCGTCGGTCGGCGCCGTCGTGGGTCTCCTCGTCCTCTTCGAGCTGACCAGCGGTTTCGTTCAGGGCGGTATCGCCCCGCTGCTGCCGGACATCGGCACCGAGCTGGGGATCGCGGACGCCGACCTCAACTGGGTGGTCGCCGCCCAGCTGCTCGCCGCAGCCGTGTCGGTGCCCGCGTTCGGCCGGCTCGGCGACGTGTACGGCCACCGCCGGATGCTGCGGGTCTCGCTGGTGTGCGTCGCCGTCGGCTCGCTGCTGGTGGCCTTCGCGCCTTCGCTGCCCGTGCTGCTGGCCGGCCGGGTGCTGCTGGGCCCGCTCGCGGCCCTGCTGCCGCTGGAGATCGCTCTCGTACGCGACCGGCTCTCCGTCGAACGCGCCCGCAGCGCCATCGCCCGCCTGGTCGGCGCGCTCACCCTGGGCACGCTGCTCGGCGGGGTGGTCATGGGCCTGGCGCACAAGGCGACGGGCGATGTCCGGATCACCCTGCTCCTCCCGGCCGTGCTGGCCCTGCTCTGCGTCCCGGTCTCGTTCCTCGCGATCCCGGAGTCGAGCCGGACGCCGGGCGCCCGGCTCGACTGGCCGGGCGTGGGCCTGCTGAGCCTGGCGGTGCTCCTGCTGCTCGCGGGGATCTCGGCGGCGAAGACCGGCCCGCTGCTCTCCGGCGGAGTGCTGGTCCCGGTGCCGCTCGCCCTGCTGACGGGCGCGGTGTGGGCGGTACGCGAGCTGCGGGTGCCGGACCCGCTGGTGGACCTGCGGGCACTGGCCGACCGCAGTGTCGCCCCGTACTTCCTGTGCGCGGCGGCGTTCGGCGTCGTCTACTTCGGCAGCCTGGCCCCGGACTCCACGTTCCTGGCGGCGGACCCGGAACGCACCGGCTACGGCTTCGGGCTCTCCGCCCTCGCCATCTCACTGATCGCCCTGCCCGCCGGGGTCGCCGCGGTCGTCGGCTCCTCGCTGACCGCCCTCGTCGCGCGGCGCATCGGCTACCGCCCCGCGCTGATCGCCTCGTTCGCCCTGATCGCCGTGAGCTTCCTGGCCACCGCCGCGTTCCACACGGCGATCTGGCAGCTGGTGGCCGCCAAGGTGCTCGCCGGTGCCGGGATCGGCGTCGCGCTCGGCGCGCTGCCCACGGTGATCGCGGAGGCCGGCGCCCCCTCGCGTACGGGGATCACCACGGCCCTGTACAACAACGTCAAGACCCTGGGCGGGGCGCTCGCCGGAGCGGTCATCGCCGTCATCCTTGCGACCCCGGCGACCGAGACCGGGAGCACCGTCTCCGACACCCAGGAGGCGGCGAACGAGTCCGGCTACGTCGCGGTCTGGCTGCTCTGCGCGCTGCTCTCCATCGGCGCGGCCGTGTCGGCGGCGGCCGCGCGGCGCGGGGCGGCGGAATAG
- a CDS encoding acetoacetate--CoA ligase, whose protein sequence is MSRTAPSAPEPIWLPDPAEAADSRLARFTDFVAARTGTAHADYRSLHAWSVEDLPGFWSAVGDFFALRTTGAWDRVVDDTPMPGTRWFSGARLNYAEHALRSGEPDDVALISADESGATAYLTWGELRSRVGALAGWLRRQGVTAGDRVVGYLPNSAHTVLAFLACASIGAIWSACGQDYGAEGAAGRFGQLEPVVLFAADGYRWNGKEHDRRAETAALREALPSVRVTVEVPVLGLSPAGYGDAGTVDWADALAEPADCVFEQLPFDAPLWVLFSSGTTGTPKGIVHGHGGVLFDHHKLLGLHLDLGPGDRFLWYTTPNWMMWNMIVSGLLMGAAPVLYDGSPAHPGPGRLWELAAAHRVTVLGVSPGYLQGSAKAGLEPGRDLDLSALRVLGCTGAPLPASSYHWVRDHVGPRVQVASTSGGTDIVSGFAGGAPTVPVWPGEMSAPLLGVALEAFDRDGRPVTGEVGELVVTRPMPSMPLRFWNDPDGTRYREAYFGAYPGVWRHGDWMTRTAHGSVIVSGRSDATLNRHGVRLGSADVYAVVDELPGIRESLVIGAELPDGDYWMPLFVVLEPGRALDDGLRDTIRAAIRTHASPRHVPDTVIEVPALPHTRTGKKLEVPVKRLLQGAAIDKVAGREAVDDFSALEYFTRFARA, encoded by the coding sequence ATGAGCAGGACGGCCCCCTCGGCTCCCGAGCCCATCTGGCTGCCCGACCCGGCGGAGGCCGCTGACTCCCGGCTCGCCCGGTTCACGGACTTCGTCGCCGCGCGGACCGGCACCGCGCACGCCGACTACCGGTCACTGCACGCCTGGTCGGTCGAGGACCTGCCCGGCTTCTGGTCGGCCGTCGGGGACTTCTTCGCCCTCCGGACCACCGGCGCCTGGGACCGGGTCGTCGACGACACCCCGATGCCGGGCACCCGCTGGTTCTCCGGCGCCCGGCTGAACTACGCGGAACACGCGCTGCGTTCGGGCGAGCCGGACGACGTGGCGCTGATCTCGGCGGACGAGAGCGGTGCCACCGCGTATCTCACCTGGGGCGAACTCCGGTCCCGGGTCGGGGCGTTGGCGGGCTGGCTGCGCCGGCAGGGCGTGACGGCCGGCGACCGGGTCGTCGGCTACCTGCCGAACAGCGCGCACACCGTGCTGGCGTTCCTCGCCTGCGCGTCGATCGGGGCCATCTGGTCGGCCTGCGGCCAGGATTACGGTGCCGAGGGCGCCGCCGGCCGTTTCGGCCAGCTGGAACCGGTCGTCCTCTTCGCGGCCGACGGCTACCGGTGGAACGGCAAGGAGCACGACCGCCGCGCCGAGACCGCCGCGCTGCGCGAGGCGCTGCCGTCCGTCCGGGTCACCGTGGAGGTGCCCGTCCTCGGCCTGTCCCCGGCCGGGTACGGGGATGCGGGCACCGTGGACTGGGCGGACGCACTCGCCGAACCCGCCGACTGCGTGTTCGAGCAGCTGCCGTTCGACGCGCCGCTGTGGGTGCTGTTCTCCTCGGGCACCACGGGCACGCCCAAGGGCATCGTCCACGGCCACGGCGGGGTCCTGTTCGACCACCACAAACTGCTCGGGCTCCATCTGGACCTCGGGCCGGGCGACCGTTTCCTCTGGTACACCACGCCCAACTGGATGATGTGGAACATGATCGTCTCGGGGCTCCTGATGGGGGCCGCCCCGGTGCTCTACGACGGCAGCCCGGCCCATCCCGGCCCGGGGCGCCTGTGGGAACTGGCCGCCGCGCACCGGGTCACCGTCCTCGGCGTCAGCCCCGGCTACCTCCAGGGCTCGGCCAAGGCGGGCCTGGAGCCGGGGCGCGATCTGGACCTGTCCGCCCTGCGCGTCCTCGGCTGCACCGGCGCGCCGCTGCCCGCCTCGTCGTACCACTGGGTCCGCGACCATGTGGGCCCCCGCGTGCAGGTGGCCTCGACCAGCGGCGGCACGGACATCGTCAGCGGCTTCGCGGGCGGCGCCCCCACCGTCCCCGTGTGGCCGGGCGAGATGTCCGCGCCGCTGCTCGGGGTCGCCCTGGAGGCGTTCGACCGGGACGGCCGCCCCGTCACCGGCGAGGTCGGCGAGCTGGTGGTCACCCGGCCCATGCCCTCGATGCCGCTCCGCTTCTGGAACGACCCCGACGGCACCCGGTACCGCGAGGCGTACTTCGGCGCCTACCCGGGGGTGTGGCGGCACGGCGACTGGATGACCCGCACCGCGCACGGCAGTGTCATCGTCTCCGGCCGCTCCGACGCCACGCTCAACCGGCACGGGGTGCGCCTCGGCAGCGCGGACGTCTACGCGGTGGTCGACGAGCTGCCCGGCATCCGGGAAAGCCTCGTCATCGGCGCCGAACTGCCCGACGGCGACTACTGGATGCCCCTGTTCGTGGTCCTGGAGCCGGGCCGGGCGCTGGACGACGGGCTGCGCGACACCATCAGGGCGGCGATCCGCACGCACGCCTCGCCGCGCCACGTCCCCGACACGGTCATCGAGGTGCCCGCGCTGCCGCACACCCGTACCGGCAAGAAGCTGGAGGTGCCGGTCAAACGGCTGCTCCAGGGCGCGGCGATCGACAAGGTCGCGGGACGGGAGGCGGTGGACGACTTCTCGGCGCTGGAGTACTTCACCCGCTTCGCACGCGCCTAG